The Gambusia affinis linkage group LG11, SWU_Gaff_1.0, whole genome shotgun sequence genome contains a region encoding:
- the LOC122840274 gene encoding uncharacterized protein LOC122840274, with the protein MFVGTLLDSSSTCPVQANDPKSPDSQSDGPSSSSPHHSLPCWATQVQSDLALAREELRQIELRHATEIEMVKRGVQRAILGACREEKRLLERVEQDHRDTQQRLEQVERENMAAARVSQSLLEQRIEKLACLQRQLQTMDQSVLSEKGPNKNPLLEEISEFLQPWEISVSLKKVNFKPSSQPNAVTFGDIRVEEQHLCLNVGGCGPNGKLCALHSQEMRCEDINQQSSKRAKSGEGQGWTSPTGRTVKRINLLNSGDVESEEEQKLSSAKIHHWLPKCEQFDWEASQVDELDKSCFEQQGENLFLAVPSAKNKDIKAKDMVTDPQGNVLQQVSSPNISGSSRRCRNYFDIAVNAKGLIALSCAAERALLVFSRHGRLLQTYGGSTLGSAKDELEAPRGVAVTRLDEFLVADIRKGTLIALKLDPKTGSRLERTVVTGFHRPYLVATCLSSGMVAVSERGNETGRVPCIKVLEPSWNTVRVLGVCAGMGPVLTCPWGICIDKDSNILVADWGEQHRIVLYPAQGVGWPIVHQGLSSPRGLTLLPDGQLAVSDSMHHCIKIYSYKG; encoded by the exons ATGTTTGTGGGAACCCTTCTCGATAGCAGTTCAACCTGTCCTGTCCAAGCAAATGATCCCAAAAGTCCAGATTCTCAGTCAGATGGTCCTTCATCTTCTTCTCCACATCATTCGCTTCCCTGCTGGGCAACCCAGGTTCAGAGCGACCTCGCCCTGGCCAGGGAGGAGTTACGCCAGATTGAGCTACGTCATGCAACTGAGATTGAGATGGTTAAGCGGGGCGTACAACGGGCGATCCTCGGCGCATGTAGAGAAGAGAAGCGTCTGCTGGAGAGGGTGGAGCAGGACCATCGGGACACTCAGCAACGTTTGGAACAAGTTGAGAGGGAGAACATGGCAGCCGCCAGGGTGAGTCAGTCTCTGTTGGAGCAAAGAATTGAGAAGTTGGCTTGTCTTCAACGACAACTCCAGACAATGGATCAGTCTGTCCTATCTGAAAAGGGACCAAACAAAAACCCTTTACTAGAGGAGATTTCAGAGTTCCTGCAGCCCTGGGAGATCTCTGTTTCTCTTAAGAAAGTAAACTTCAAACCAAGCTCCCAGCCTAATGCAGTAACTTTTGGAGACATTCGAGTGGAAGAGCAACATCTGTGTCTGAATGTTGGAGGCTGTGGGCCAAATGGAAAGCTTTGTGCGTTACATTCACAGGAGATGCGTTGTGAAGACATAAACCAACAAAGTTCTAAAAGGGCAAAAAGCGGAGAAGGACAGGGTTGGACATCACCGACAGGCAGAACGGTCAAAAGGATCAACCTCTTAAACAGTGGTGATGTAGAGTCAGAGGAAGAGCAGAAGCTTTCGTCTGCAAAGATACACCATTGGCTGCCTAAATGTGAACAGTTTGACTGGGAAGCATCCCAAGTTGATGAGCTGGATAAAAGTTGCTTTGAGCAACAAGGGGAGAACTTATTTTTGGCTGTCCCTTCTGCTAAAAATAAGGATATTAAAGCAAAGGACATG GTGACTGACCCTCAGGGGAATGTCCTTCAGCAAGTAAGTTCCCCAAACATCAGTGGCTCCTCCAGAAGATGCCGTAACTACTTTGACATTGCTGTCAATGCCAAGGGTCTAATCGCCTTAAGTTGTGCTGCGGAAAGAGCTTTGCTTGTGTTCAGTCGACATGGCCGCCTGCTCCAGACTTATGGAGGATCTACGTTGGGCTCTGCAAAGGATGAGCTAGAAGCTCCCAGAGGGGTGGCTGTGACTAGACTAGATGAATTCCTGGTAGCTGATATCAGAAAAGGTACCCTCATCGCCCTGAAGCTTGACCCTAAAACAGGCTCCAGGCTTGAACGCACAGTGGTGACCGGATTCCACAGGCCTTACTTGGTGGCAACCTGCTTGAGTTCGGGCATGGTGGCAGTGTCCGAAAGGGGCAATGAAACAGGACGAGTGCCTTGCATCAAAGTTCTGGAGCCAAGCTGGAACACAGTGAGAGTTCTTGGTGTATGTGCTGGCATGGGACCAGTCCTCACATGTCCCTGGGGCATATGCATAGATAAAGACAGCAATATCTTAGTGGCAGACTGGGGAGAGCAGCACAGAATTGTGTTGTACCCTGCTCAAGGCGTGGGCTGGCCCATCGTACACCAGGGATTGAGCAGCCCCCGTGGCCTGACCTTATTACCAGACGGGCAACTAGCCGTGTCCGACAGCATGCACCATTGCATTAAGATTTACAGTTATAAAGGGTGA